In Falco cherrug isolate bFalChe1 chromosome 2, bFalChe1.pri, whole genome shotgun sequence, the following are encoded in one genomic region:
- the LOC129735325 gene encoding basic proline-rich protein-like — protein sequence MRAPLADIKPVWPRPTEIGSVRVAEIAERRRARGGGRAGCPRVAALLAGEGAPGGGKAAAMAGGPPPRAPLSSSGPQHDCASHDPPPPPSPSPQLRCRFIQVIHHLLLPPLPRSRIFLPIPSFPPPGESGAASPGGRLPLCMYLRRLAPDPSPRRGSPRVAPLTPRNGRRPAPPRRSSPLSRPGGKAPGAVSPGGDGRPRVLPPRRGPPAGREVRARCGRALRRRDGAGEAGLWRGCGGRGTPPAPEGSDARRRPGQVKSFICIHRRRVRVCGCALCGCACEGVSDERSRGNALLQNRCRSQAFRSD from the coding sequence ATGCGCGCCCCGCTGGCAGACATAAAGCCCGTCTGGCCGAGGCCGACGGAAATAGGCTCGGTTCGCGTGGCGGAAATTGCCGAGCGGCGCCGAgcccggggagggggaagggCGGGGTGTCCCCGCGTGGCGGCGCTCCtagctggggagggggcgccgggcgggggcAAGGCTGCGGCTATGGCGGGCGGCCCCCCCCCACGTGCCCCACTCTCTTCTTCGGGCCCGCAGCATGACTGTGCCTCACAtgacccgccgccgcctccctccccctctcctcaGCTCCGCTGCAGATTTATTCAAGTTATTCatcaccttctccttcctcccctccctcggTCCAGAATATTCCTGCccattccttccttccctccgCCCGGGGAAAGCGGAGCCGCCTCACCCGGGGGCCGCCTTCCCCTTTGTATGTACCTCCGGCGGCTTGCCCCCGACCCCTCCCCGCGGCGGGGGTCGCCGCGGGTGGCTCCCCTCACGCCCCGAAATGGCCGCcgcccagcaccccccaggcGCTCTTCCCCGCTCAGCCGGCCGGGCGGGAAGGCCCCCGGGGCGGTGTCACCGGGCGGTGACGGGAGGCCGCGGGTGCTGCCACCGCGGCGCGGGCCGCCGGCAGGGCGGGAGGTGCGAGCCCGCTGCGGGCGCGCACTGAGGCGGCGAGACGGTGCCGGGGAGGCGGGGCTGTGGCggggctgtggcgggcggggGACGCCGCCGGCGCCCGAGGGGAGCGACGCCCGCAGGCGGCCGGGTCAGGTGAAATCGTTCATCTGCATCCACAGGCggcgtgtgcgtgtgtgtggaTGCGCGTTGTGTGGATGCGCGTGTGAAGGAGTTTCTGATGAGAGGTCGAGAGGAAACGCGCTGCTCCAAAACCGGTGCCGTTCACAAGCATTTCGAAGTGACTGA
- the TSC22D1 gene encoding TSC22 domain family protein 1 isoform X1, whose protein sequence is MAHPAMFPRRGSSSSSGSSCVTAPTAPGTGVGSAALSAEDYQPPLLVQPPPPSPAASSSVGPQPTPPPPQSLNLLSQSQLQPQPLAQSGAQMKKKSGFQITSVTPAQISASMSSNNSIAEDTESYDDLDESHTEDLSSSEILDVSLSRATDLGEPERSSSEETLNNFQEAETPGAVSPNQPHLPQQHAPLPHHPQQSVVINGSVHPHHVHHHHHLHHHHHGHHHPSHPGVGSAPVSGGPPPSPSFRKLSTTGSSDNVISTAPVSAASSTGSPASVVSNIRTTSTPGNLGVSPATGTSTLNNMGGGSSSVASSVLGTINLSNITSTGNVNALSGTSSSVNVNILSGVGNGTSASSSVINNVTNPTAGMAVGSSQQPPASGTSRFRVVKLDSSSEPFKKGRWTCTEFYDKENTVAVSEGVAVNKAVETIKQNPLEVTSERESTSGSSVSSNVSTLSHYTESVGSGEMGAPTVVQQQAFQGVGPQQMDFSSAAPPAIPASSIPQSVSQSQLAQVQLHSQEVNYPQQKPGVQPSAQASLTTVTGVQPAPVNILGVSPSLGHQQPAIQSMAQQPLPYSQPAQPVQTLPVVQQQQLQYGQQQQQQQQTVPTQMAAGHVKPVNQNSVAGAMPDYIQHQQILQPPAPAMQPGSTGVGAGQPVPVAQAQGMQPSVQAHPATAPAQPVAHAPAAIPGVGTSGQMLNVGQQGSVAAVVQPPSAANQIPPPVMPSTAAPPSSQVVQPVQTGIMQQGVQAGASGLAQQMVIAQQNTLLPVQPQAQGVESVVQGMTGQQLPAVSPIPSVPAPSQAGSAVPPGIPSASIGLGQPQNIAQASAVQNGNLAQSVSQPPLISTSIGMPVAQSVPQQIPLSSTQFPTQSLAQSIVSQVEDGRRPTEPSLVGLPQAASGESGVGASAVSDGGSSNMPSSASLFPLKVLPLTTPLVDGEDESSSGASVVAIDNKIEQAMDLVKSHLMYAVREEVEVLKEQIKELIEKNSQLEQENTLLKTLASPEQLAQFQAQLQTGSPPSSSQSQGTTQQPAQPASQGSGPSA, encoded by the coding sequence ATGGCGCACCCGGCAATGTTTCCTAGAAGgggcagcagcagtagcagcggcagcagctgcGTTACTGCTCCCACTGCACCAGGTACCGGCGTTGGGAGCGCTGCCCTCTCTGCCGAGGATTATCAGCCGCCTTTGCTGGTCCAGCCGCCGCCTCCATCTCCTGCAGCATCTTCATCAGTGGGTCCACAGCCGACACCCCCTCCTCCACAAAGCCTGAACCTCCTCTCACAGTCTCAGCTCCAGCCGCAGCCTCTTGCACAGAGTGGAgctcaaatgaaaaagaaaagtggctTCCAAATTACCAGTGTGACCCCTGCTCAAATATCAGCGAGTATGAGCTCTAATAACAGCATAGCTGAGGATACAGAAAGCTACGATGACCTGGACGAGTCCCACACTGAAGACCTGTCGTCTTCAGAAATCTTGGATGTTTCTTTATCTAGGGCCACTGACTTGGGAGAACCCGAGAGGAGCTCCTCTGAAGAGACTTTAAATAACTTCCAAGAGGCAGAGACTCCTGGGGCTGTTTCTCCAAACCAGCCtcatcttcctcagcagcaTGCTCCTCTGCCTCATCACCCACAGCAGAGTGTTGTGATCAATGGAAGTGTTCACCCCCATCAtgttcaccaccaccaccatcttcaccaccaccaccatggaCACCATCATCCATCACATCCTGGGGTGGGCAGTGCCCCAGTTTCTGGAGGACCACCACCCAGTCCATCATTTAGAAAACTGTCAACAACTGGAAGCTCTGACAATGTTATATCAACTGCACCAGTTTCTGCTGCATCATCCACTGGTTCCCCGGCATCTGTCGTCTCTAATATCCGCACTACAAGTACTCCTGGCAATTTAGGTGTAAGTCCTGCTACTGGAACTAGTACCTTAAATAATATGGGTGGTGGTAGTTCTAGTGTGGCAAGCAGTGTGCTTGGTACTATAAATTTAAGCAACATCACAAGTACTGGTAATGTAAATGCTTTGTCTGGAACTAGCAGCAGTGTTAATGTGAATATCTTGAGTGGTGTTGGCAATGGTACGAGTGCTTCCTCTAGTGTCATTAACAATGTTACTAATCCAACTGCAGGAATGGCAGTGGGATCAAGCCAGCAGCCGCCTGCATCTGGCACATCAAGGTTTAGGGTTGTAAAATTAGATTCTAGTTCTGAACCTTTCAAAAAAGGTAGATGGACATGCACTGAATTCTAtgataaagaaaacactgttgcaGTTTCAGAAGGAGTAGCAGTAAACAAAGCAGTAGAGACGATAAAACAAAACCCGCTTGAAGTGACTTCTGAAAGGGAGAGCACCAGTGGGAGTTCTGTTAGCAGCAATGTAAGCACACTGAGTCACTATACAGAAAGTGTGGGAAGTGGAGAAATGGGAGCACCTACTGTGGTACAGCAGCAAGCGTTTCAAGGTGTGGGTCCGCAGCAGATGGATTTTAGCAGCGCTGCTCCTCCAGCAATTCCAGCATCTAGTATACCACAGAGTGTTTCTCAATCACAGCTTGCACAAGTCCAGCTGCATTCTCAAGAAGTAAACTATCCACAGCAGAAGCCAGGGGTCCAACCTTCTGCACAGGCCAGTCTAACCACTGTTACTGGGGTTCAGCCAGCCCCAGTTAATATACTAGGTGTATCCCCATCTCTGGGCCACCAGCAACCTGCCATTCAAAGTATGGCTCAACAGCCGCTACCATATTCTCAGCCGGCGCAGCCTGTGCAGACTTTGCCAGTTGTGCAGCAACAGCAGTTGCAGTATGgacaacagcaacagcagcagcaacagacaGTTCCTACGCAGATGGCTGCAGGTCATGTTAAGCCGGTGAACCAAAACTCTGTTGCGGGGGCTATGCCAGACTACATTCAACATCAGCAGATCCTTcagcctccagcccctgccatgCAGCCTGGTTCTACTGGAGTAGGAGCAGGGCAGCCGGTTCCCGTTGCCCAGGCACAGGGCATGCAGCCTTCAGTACAAGCACATCCAgccactgccccagcccagcctgttGCACATGCTCCGGCAGCAATACCAGGTGTAGGTACCAGTGGTCAAATGCTGAATGTTGGGCAGCAAGGAAGCGTAGCTGCTGTGGTGCAGCCACCGTCTGCTGCAAACCAAATTCCACCTCCAGTTATGCCGTCAACGGCTGCTCCTCCATCTTCACAAGTAGTGCAGCCTGTGCAGACAGGAATAATGCAGCAGGGAGTACAGGCTGGTGCTTCAGGCCTTGCTCAGCAAATGGTCATTGCTCAGCAAAACACCTTGTTACCTGTACAGCCACAGGCACAAGGAGTGGAATCTGTAGTCCAAGGGATGactggccagcagctgcctgcggtTAGCCCTATACCTTCTGTTCCTGCACCAAGTCAAGCTGGTTCAGCTGTGCCCCCTGGCATACCTTCTGCTTCTATAGGTTTGGGACAGCCACAGAATATAGCACAAGCTTCGGCTGTGCAGAATGGGAATTTGGCTCAAAGTGTTAGTCAGCCTCCCTTGATATCAACAAGTATAGGTATGCCAGTGGCACAGAGTGTGCCACAGCAGATACCGCTAAGCTCTACCCAGTTCCCCACACAATCACTAGCTCAGTCAATTGTAAGCCAAGTTGAAGATGGCAGACGCCCTACGGAACCTTCCCTGGTGGGTTTACCTCAAGCTGCCAGTGGCGAGAGTGGTGTTGGAGCATCAGCTGTTTCAGATGGCGGTAGCAGCAATATGCCATCCTCTGCTTCCCTCTTTCCGCTGAAGGTGCTGCCGTTGACAACACCTCTTGTAGATGGTGAGGATGAGAG
- the TSC22D1 gene encoding TSC22 domain family protein 1 isoform X2, protein MAHPAMFPRRGSSSSSGSSCVTAPTAPGTGVGSAALSAEDYQPPLLVQPPPPSPAASSSVGPQPTPPPPQSLNLLSQSQLQPQPLAQSGAQMKKKSGFQITSVTPAQISASMSSNNSIAEDTESYDDLDESHTEDLSSSEILDVSLSRATDLGEPERSSSEETLNNFQEAETPGAVSPNQPHLPQQHAPLPHHPQQSVVINGSVHPHHVHHHHHLHHHHHGHHHPSHPGVGSAPVSGGPPPSPSFRKLSTTGSSDNVISTAPVSAASSTGSPASVVSNIRTTSTPGNLGVSPATGTSTLNNMGGGSSSVASSVLGTINLSNITSTGNVNALSGTSSSVNVNILSGVGNGTSASSSVINNVTNPTAGMAVGSSQQPPASGTSRFRVVKLDSSSEPFKKGRWTCTEFYDKENTVAVSEGVAVNKAVETIKQNPLEVTSERESTSGSSVSSNVSTLSHYTESVGSGEMGAPTVVQQQAFQGVGPQQMDFSSAAPPAIPASSIPQSVSQSQLAQVQLHSQEVNYPQQKPGVQPSAQASLTTVTGVQPAPVNILGVSPSLGHQQPAIQSMAQQPLPYSQPAQPVQTLPVVQQQQLQYGQQQQQQQQTVPTQMAAGHVKPVNQNSVAGAMPDYIQHQQILQPPAPAMQPGSTGVGAGQPVPVAQAQGMQPSVQAHPATAPAQPVAHAPAAIPGVGTSGQMLNVGQQGSVAAVVQPPSAANQIPPPVMPSTAAPPSSQVVQPVQTGIMQQGVQAGASGLAQQMVIAQQNTLLPVQPQAQGVESVVQGMTGQQLPAVSPIPSVPAPSQAGSAVPPGIPSASIGLGQPQNIAQASAVQNGNLAQSVSQPPLISTSIGMPVAQSVPQQIPLSSTQFPTQSLAQSIVSQVEDGRRPTEPSLVGLPQAASGESGVGASAVSDGGSSNMPSSASLFPLKVLPLTTPLVDGEDER, encoded by the coding sequence ATGGCGCACCCGGCAATGTTTCCTAGAAGgggcagcagcagtagcagcggcagcagctgcGTTACTGCTCCCACTGCACCAGGTACCGGCGTTGGGAGCGCTGCCCTCTCTGCCGAGGATTATCAGCCGCCTTTGCTGGTCCAGCCGCCGCCTCCATCTCCTGCAGCATCTTCATCAGTGGGTCCACAGCCGACACCCCCTCCTCCACAAAGCCTGAACCTCCTCTCACAGTCTCAGCTCCAGCCGCAGCCTCTTGCACAGAGTGGAgctcaaatgaaaaagaaaagtggctTCCAAATTACCAGTGTGACCCCTGCTCAAATATCAGCGAGTATGAGCTCTAATAACAGCATAGCTGAGGATACAGAAAGCTACGATGACCTGGACGAGTCCCACACTGAAGACCTGTCGTCTTCAGAAATCTTGGATGTTTCTTTATCTAGGGCCACTGACTTGGGAGAACCCGAGAGGAGCTCCTCTGAAGAGACTTTAAATAACTTCCAAGAGGCAGAGACTCCTGGGGCTGTTTCTCCAAACCAGCCtcatcttcctcagcagcaTGCTCCTCTGCCTCATCACCCACAGCAGAGTGTTGTGATCAATGGAAGTGTTCACCCCCATCAtgttcaccaccaccaccatcttcaccaccaccaccatggaCACCATCATCCATCACATCCTGGGGTGGGCAGTGCCCCAGTTTCTGGAGGACCACCACCCAGTCCATCATTTAGAAAACTGTCAACAACTGGAAGCTCTGACAATGTTATATCAACTGCACCAGTTTCTGCTGCATCATCCACTGGTTCCCCGGCATCTGTCGTCTCTAATATCCGCACTACAAGTACTCCTGGCAATTTAGGTGTAAGTCCTGCTACTGGAACTAGTACCTTAAATAATATGGGTGGTGGTAGTTCTAGTGTGGCAAGCAGTGTGCTTGGTACTATAAATTTAAGCAACATCACAAGTACTGGTAATGTAAATGCTTTGTCTGGAACTAGCAGCAGTGTTAATGTGAATATCTTGAGTGGTGTTGGCAATGGTACGAGTGCTTCCTCTAGTGTCATTAACAATGTTACTAATCCAACTGCAGGAATGGCAGTGGGATCAAGCCAGCAGCCGCCTGCATCTGGCACATCAAGGTTTAGGGTTGTAAAATTAGATTCTAGTTCTGAACCTTTCAAAAAAGGTAGATGGACATGCACTGAATTCTAtgataaagaaaacactgttgcaGTTTCAGAAGGAGTAGCAGTAAACAAAGCAGTAGAGACGATAAAACAAAACCCGCTTGAAGTGACTTCTGAAAGGGAGAGCACCAGTGGGAGTTCTGTTAGCAGCAATGTAAGCACACTGAGTCACTATACAGAAAGTGTGGGAAGTGGAGAAATGGGAGCACCTACTGTGGTACAGCAGCAAGCGTTTCAAGGTGTGGGTCCGCAGCAGATGGATTTTAGCAGCGCTGCTCCTCCAGCAATTCCAGCATCTAGTATACCACAGAGTGTTTCTCAATCACAGCTTGCACAAGTCCAGCTGCATTCTCAAGAAGTAAACTATCCACAGCAGAAGCCAGGGGTCCAACCTTCTGCACAGGCCAGTCTAACCACTGTTACTGGGGTTCAGCCAGCCCCAGTTAATATACTAGGTGTATCCCCATCTCTGGGCCACCAGCAACCTGCCATTCAAAGTATGGCTCAACAGCCGCTACCATATTCTCAGCCGGCGCAGCCTGTGCAGACTTTGCCAGTTGTGCAGCAACAGCAGTTGCAGTATGgacaacagcaacagcagcagcaacagacaGTTCCTACGCAGATGGCTGCAGGTCATGTTAAGCCGGTGAACCAAAACTCTGTTGCGGGGGCTATGCCAGACTACATTCAACATCAGCAGATCCTTcagcctccagcccctgccatgCAGCCTGGTTCTACTGGAGTAGGAGCAGGGCAGCCGGTTCCCGTTGCCCAGGCACAGGGCATGCAGCCTTCAGTACAAGCACATCCAgccactgccccagcccagcctgttGCACATGCTCCGGCAGCAATACCAGGTGTAGGTACCAGTGGTCAAATGCTGAATGTTGGGCAGCAAGGAAGCGTAGCTGCTGTGGTGCAGCCACCGTCTGCTGCAAACCAAATTCCACCTCCAGTTATGCCGTCAACGGCTGCTCCTCCATCTTCACAAGTAGTGCAGCCTGTGCAGACAGGAATAATGCAGCAGGGAGTACAGGCTGGTGCTTCAGGCCTTGCTCAGCAAATGGTCATTGCTCAGCAAAACACCTTGTTACCTGTACAGCCACAGGCACAAGGAGTGGAATCTGTAGTCCAAGGGATGactggccagcagctgcctgcggtTAGCCCTATACCTTCTGTTCCTGCACCAAGTCAAGCTGGTTCAGCTGTGCCCCCTGGCATACCTTCTGCTTCTATAGGTTTGGGACAGCCACAGAATATAGCACAAGCTTCGGCTGTGCAGAATGGGAATTTGGCTCAAAGTGTTAGTCAGCCTCCCTTGATATCAACAAGTATAGGTATGCCAGTGGCACAGAGTGTGCCACAGCAGATACCGCTAAGCTCTACCCAGTTCCCCACACAATCACTAGCTCAGTCAATTGTAAGCCAAGTTGAAGATGGCAGACGCCCTACGGAACCTTCCCTGGTGGGTTTACCTCAAGCTGCCAGTGGCGAGAGTGGTGTTGGAGCATCAGCTGTTTCAGATGGCGGTAGCAGCAATATGCCATCCTCTGCTTCCCTCTTTCCGCTGAAGGTGCTGCCGTTGACAACACCTCTTGTAGATGGTGAGGATGAGAG